DNA sequence from the Penicillium psychrofluorescens genome assembly, chromosome: 3 genome:
TGTTCCTCCTTCGAGCCCGGTTCGGTCCCCGCTCCAAATTGCTGCCCTACAACGCAAACCAGCCAGACATCGTTCTTCGTCTGGTTGATGAAGTGCTCCGTCGGCGACCCACGCGGGTAGATCCGGCGCCACTCGTCCCAGATTCGGAAGGCTTCCTCGCCCCAGGCGCGGAAGCTGACTTCTTCAATGATAGTTGGGGTGGAGATCTCCTTGCCGCGGAACACACCCCATGTGACGGCGTTCACACTCTCTGGGTTGGAGCCTagatcgtcgagatcgacgCCCGAGGACTTGGTCGGGAAGGAGGATTCAAGAGTGCCTGTTGCGTTCGTGGCGAACCACGTCAATTTGTCGTGGGTGTGTTTTGCGAATAGTGGCTTGAGGATGGATGTGTAGTCCTTTGTCGAGCAGAAGAACTCCACAAAAGGTTTCTGGAATACAAACCCTTCGCGCTGGGGACCCCAGCCGAAGATCGGATGGTCGCTGCGTACGCCGTTGACAGCGGGCTGCGAGGCGAGTGTCCACCAGCCGCGGCCGTCGATGAGTTTCAGAAGCTCAGGGCGGATCAGTTCAGTCTCTGGATTCAGGCCGCCGGactcttctgctgcgccgcctTCCGACCAGGGAACCATGTGTAGCTCGCCGGATACGTGGCGCCGGAAGAGTGTGTTCATGTCGGAGTTGTCAACGGGATGACCCCATAGACGCCGGGCGACGGCAGAAGTGACATGCAGCGAAGGCCCGTAGCCGTCGATTTCACCGAAGGCAGGCGAGCGCGCATCACCCCATCGTCCGTTGGGGAAGTCATCCCATGTGGCTTCTCGTCCGAGCGCTCCCAGGCCCTCGGAGATCAGGAGAGTGGTGCTGCGGTTGGGAGGCAAGGCCGGCAGTCCAGCGCTGTCTGCGCGTGCCTCGTGCACTGAGTCCTGGGATGATCCCTTGCCAGAAAGCTTGTCGACAATGACTCGGTTGTGCGGCTGTGAGTTGATAGACGACGCTCGGCGTTTCGTCCGCGAACGCACTGCATCGAGAGGCACCGAGTCATCGATATCGTCGATCGCGGAACCCTGGCCATCCGAGTATGGCGGGATCAGGTCACAGCGTTCAAGAATGAACGAAACGGTCTTCTCCAGGTTCAGGGTGTAGAAATGAAATCCTCGTGGGCCGGGGCATTGAAGATCTTTGATCCCGCCAACGATGTTGCTAATCACATCCACACCTGCACGCTTGACggcgtcatcatcatgttTCAAGTCCTCCATGCGCTTGGCAATAGGGTCCGGGATCTTGACATGGCTGAGCTTCGTCACTCGAGTCAGGATCTTGTAGCTGTGGATGGGCATCAAGCCCGGGATGATAGGGATGGTCTTGAAGACGCCAGATTCATGAGTGCGAAGCATATCCTCAAATCTCCGATAGGCGTCCAAGTCGTAGGTAAGCTGGGTCATAATAAAGTCTGCGCCGGCCTGGGTTTTCTCAACGAGATACGGCAGGTCTCGGACGGGATCCTGCACGTCCTGGAACGAGTCGGCCGGGTGGCCCTCCGGGTATGCAGCTACGCCAATGCAAAAGTAATCCCCGTGTTGCTTGCGAATGTACCGCACCAGATCCACCGCGAAAGTAAAATCCTTGTTGCTATCGTCTTCGCCGTGCATGTTGTACTCCTCGCTGCGAGGGGGGTCACCTCGCAGCGCCAGGATGTTTTTGATGCCCAGCACCTTCGCTTCTTCCAGCGCCATGTCTACCAACGCCCGGCTCATGTTCGTGCATGTCAAGTGTAAGACCGTGGTGAGTTGTAGCTGGCGCTGGCAGACCTCGGCCAGCTCGAGAGATCGGGCCGCCGTGCTCCCGCCAGCGCCCCAGGTGACGGACACGAAGAGCGGGCGCAGAGCCTGAGCCATGCGCTCCAGACGGGCGGACAAGTTCGCAAAGCCCTGGGTGACGGTTAGCTATGGTGTCACGGACATCCTCGCGGGGCTACCCCACCATGCGAGTCCTGGGCGGAAAGAACTCGAGCGAGAAGTAGTTAGCATCGGGCGGCAAGGCCGCGATCTTCTCtgtgatcttcttctccattgTGACGGGTGGGTGTcaatggaggaagaggaggggTGGGAAtgtgacgaagaagagaagttCCCCGAGTGGGTCGTGACCGAACTGACTGACGACAGCACCAAGAACCGGCCATCCCGCATGCACAGGACCACTCTCTTACAGTTCCTGGCGGTATTGTATACACATTCTATCTAAACTGGTTTTCTGAAGCCAAGCTGGAGGCAGGGACCAACAGCCAATCCAACACGATCAGTGCGATCCGAGGCGGCGCGGCTGAGGATTGAGCCATCCCGGATCTACACTACTCccgtctctttctctcttcttcttccctcgTCACGAACCCGTCCACCCACCTATCAACCACCCATGGCCTCCCGCTCGCATATCCCGCGTGTGCTCCGTCGGGTAGGCCAACCGTCCAATCGTGTCTCTCGACGCACACTCTCAACCTCGCccactcctcctccgcgCTCTTCTCCGTCCAGTCCCAAAGACTCGCGCTCCCGCCTCCGCCAGTTCAATGACCGTCTCCCTCGCTTTCTGCGCACCCTGACCACGCCCCTACTCGGCGCTCCAGTGACTCATGTAACATCGTTTCTCATTCTTCACGAGATCACGGCCGTAGTGCCCCTATTCGGCCTCGTCGCGGCATTCCATTACGGGGACTGGATGCCCGATCTCACGTCCGACGGCGAGAACAACGCTTTTGAAGAAGGGACCGCGCGCTTTGGGAAATGGTTGCGGAAAAAGGGGTGGGTCGATGAGGCGGACGTGAATGCTGTAGCGGAGCATGAGGCTACGACAGATGCTAGTACAAGGGACAAGGAGCGGACCGGGGTACGGTTGCTTCTAGAGTTCGCGACGGCCTACGCAATTACAAAAGCACTGCTCCCTGTCCGCATTGCAGCGAGTGTCGGGGCCACGCCGTGGTTTGCAAGGACAGTCCTCACGCCGACGGCAAATACAGCCCGAAGACTGCTGGGGAGGAGCTAGGATTGTAGATCAGGGTTATCGTATATATGTGTATAATAAACGGTTCATTTTCCGTAACTATCAGTCACAGCATTCTATGCTACCGGGAGCTAGAGACAAGGCGCTGGTTGGCTCGGCGGAAGAACGAGTAATTTACTCGTAGACCCACGGGGCCTGGCTGGACTTCCACTTGATCAGCTCAGTGGGGGTGAACCAGAGGGagatctccttcttggcgTTCTCGACGCTGTCGGAGCCGTGGCAGACGTTGCGGCCGACGTCCTGTGCAATTGTCAGCATGAACGAATACAGCATGCGGAGGGGGGTCTTACAATGGCGTAATCACCGCGGATGGTGCCGGGGGCGGAGGCGAGGGGGTTGGTGGCACCCAGGATGGCTAGAAGTGGTTAGTAGATGACCGAAGTGCTAGAGTAGAGAAACATACTGCGGCCGGTCTTGACGGCGTCCTTGCCCTCCCAGACCATAGCGCAGATGGGGCCGCTCAGCATGTCTAGTGTTGAGGTCAGTAACTGGGTGTTGGATGGGTCGGAAGCATGGGGAACTGACAGGCAACGAGACCCTTGAAGAAACCCTTGCTGGACAGGTCGGCGTAGTGGGTCTCGAGGTGCTCCTGCGAGGGGGAGCAGAGCTTCATGGCAACGAGCTTGAAGCCACGGTTCTCGAAGCGAGAGATGATGGGGCCAATGAGTCCACGCTAATTGATGGGTTTGTTAGCCCATTGAGTGATGATTTTGGGGCGGGGATATCCATACCTGGACACCATCGGGCTTGATGGCAATGAAACTGCGGCGAGTGGATTAGCTTGGATGTTGGGcaagggaggagggagcggGCAGAGCAAGACCAGAGCTTTggggggaagaagggagggTCAATTGCTTACGTCTGCTCGTCGGCCATTGTAATGGATTGGAGTGGATGGAATTAAAGGtgaagtggaagaggtgaaCGGGTCAGAAGtgggaggaaaagaagaagaagaggaagaatcTTTGTTGGTGGGGCTGGAGGGGTGTGTTGGCTGTGGATGCCTGACTGCCTGAACTAAATGCCTCAGGTGTCTTACCCCAGCTGTCTCTCGGCCCCGTCTGGCCAGCTGGAGCTTTCACCCCAACTCAActgcaccaccacctccagATGCAGGGCACCACCTGATCATTCCTGGGATCTGTGTTAGCTAAATTGCTCTGAATTATGGTCCGCAGCCGGCCTGCGTCCCGATGGACGCTATTGCTGTCCCTGCTAGTCCTCATCGGATGCATTGTTGTCCCCGGACGTGAGCATGCTCCTATCCCTGCGGGCAATTGCTTGAGCTAACTCGACGGTTTGCAGGGACGGTCAAACACGAGAATTTCAAAACATGCGCTCAATCGGGGTTCTGTCGACGCAATCGGGCATACGCCGACAATGCTTCGGAGAAGGGCGACTCGTGGGCCTCGCCCTATGAACTCGACCCAGCCACGGTGCACTTCAAAGACGGCCAACTAACTGGGATCCTGATTAAAACAACCGCTGCCAATGAGAAACTCCGGCTGCCCCTAACGGTGTCCTTCCTCGAATCCGGTGCTGCCCGCTTgatcgtcgacgaggagaagcgctTGAAGGGCGAGATCGAACTCCGCCATGACAGCAAGGTGAACAAGAAGCGGTATGATGATACTGGGAAATGGGTTCTTAATGGAGGCTTGGAAGTGAGCAAGTCGGCGACGCTGAATGCCGAAACCGAGACTGGCTTCACCAAGGTGCTCTACGGCCCGGGCGATGCTTACCAGGCAGTCATTCGTCACTCCCCGTTCCATGTCGATTTCCAAAGAGACGGGCAGACCCACGTGCAACTTAATGATCGGGGTCTCTTGAATATGGAACACTGGAGACCCAAagtggagaaggaaggagaagatcccccggaggaagaggacacCTGGTGGGAGGAGACCTTTGGCGGCAACACGGACTCCAAGCCGCGTGGTCCGGAGAGTATTGCCCTTGATGTCACTTTTCCGGGTTACAACCATGTGTTCGGTATCCCGGAGCATGCGGACTCGATGTCGCTCAAACAGACTCGGTAAGCCTTATATCATGAGTCTCCCCCAAAACAGAGCTAATACAGCTGCAGTGGCGGCGAAGGGAACCATGAGAACCCGTACCGCATGTACAACTCGGATGTCTTTGAGTACGAACTCAGCAGCCCCATGACTTTGTATGGTTCCATTCCGTTCATGCAGGCTCACCGCAAGAACTCCACTGTCGGTGTCTTCTGGCTCAATGCAGCTGAAACCTGGGTCGACATTGTCAAGTCAACTACGTCGGCCAACCCGCTCTCCCTGGGCACCAAGTCGAAAACTAACACTCAAACCCATTGGTTCTCTGAGGCTGGTCGTCTCgacctcttcatcctcctcggtccCTCTCCGAAAGAGATTAGCAAGACCTACGGCGAACTCACGGGGTACACCCAATTGCCGCAGCACTTTGCCATTGCCTATCACCAATGCCGTTGGAATTATGTGACCGACGAAGATGTCAAGGAAGTGGACGCCAAGTTCGACAAGTACCAGATTCCCTATGATGTGATTTGGCTCGATCTCGAATACACCGACGACCGCAAGTACTTCACGTGGGATCCAATGACCTTCCCCAACCCGAAGGGCATGGAGGAACAGCTTGACGACCACGAGCGTAAGCTGGTGGTGCTCATTGATCCTCACATCAAGAACTCCGACAACTACTTTGTGTCGCAGGAGCTGAACAGCAAGGGCCTCGCcatcaagaacaaggatgGTGACGCCTACGACGGGTGGTGTTGGCCAGGTTCGTCCCACTGGGTCGACTGCTTCAACCCAGCCGTCTACCCCTGGTGGTCTAGCCTGCACAAGTATGACCGGTTCAAAGGATCGCTGCCCAACGTGTTTATCTGGAATGACATGAGCGAGCCTTCCGTTTTCAACGGCCCGGAAACCACCATGCCCAAGGATAACGTGCACTATGGCGACTGGGAACACCGTGATGTCCACAACCTCAACGGTCTCACCCTGATCAACGCAACGTACCAGGCACTTCTGGAGCGCAACAAGGGTGACATGCGCCGGCCGTTTATCCTGACGCGCTCGTACTTCGCTGGCGCTCAACGAGGATCAGCCACTTGGACTGGGGATAACCAGGCCACTTGGGAACACTTGGGTGTCTCCCTGCCGATGGTCCTCAACAACGGCATTGCAGGCTTCCCCTTCATTGGCGCCGACGTTGGCGGCTTCTTCCACAACCCGGAGAAAGATTTGTTGACGCGGTGGTATCAGGCCGGCATCTGGTATCCGTTCTTCCGTGCCCACGCTCACATCGACACCCGCCGTCGTGAGCCGTACCTCATTCCGGAGCCCCACCGGTCCATTATCTCTCAGGCCATTCGTCTGAGATACCAGCTCCTGCCAGCGTGGTACACGGCCTTCCACGAGGCCTCGGTCAACGGCACCCCGATCGTGCAGCCCCAGTACTACGTCCACCCAGAAGACGAGGCGGGTTTCGCCATTGACGATCAGCTCTACCTGGGCAACACCGGTATCCTTGCGAAGCCCGTGGTACACGAGGATGTCGACGTTGCTCATATCTACCttgccgacgacgagaagTACTACGACTACTTCGACTACACGGTCTACCAGGGCGCCGGCAAGACCCATACCGTTCCCGCGCCGATCGAGAAGATGCCCGTGCTGATCCAGGGAGGTCACATCATCCCCCGCCGAGACCGTCCTCGCCGCAGCAGCGGTCTCATGCGCTGGGACCCGTACACCCTGGTGATCACTCTGAACAAGAacggcgaggccgagggTTCCCTGTATGTGGACGACGGCGAGACCTTCGACTACGAGCGCGGCGCCTACATCCACCGCCGCTTCCAATTCCGGGACGGCGCGTTGTCTTCGGAGGACATTGGCACCAAGGGCCCCAAGACGGCGGAATACCTGAAGACCATGAAGGACGTCAAGCTCGGACGCGTGGTGATCATCGATCCGCCGGCTGCCTGGGCGACACAGTCCACCGTAGACGTCAGTGCGGATGGGCAGACGGTCGGCACGGCTCCGCTAGAGTTCCATGACCAGCAGGGCGGGAAGGCGTCGTATGCCGTGGTGAAGAACCCGGGCGTAGGCATTGGAATGGCGTGGCATCTCGGGTTCCCCAAGATCTGAATGAATGTATATTTGCGCGCATCTAGAGTTGTTTGTCTCATTCAATCCCACCTACCATTTTGTTTCCTGTCACAGTCACCCTGGGAATTGCACCGATCGAAGTATTTACGTCACAACCCTGGTGATTTGACTCTACATGCTACTGTCCGGGATAGATTAAATCTTAGGCATACGAATGATATAGCACAATTCATCAATCTGTAACATTTAAATGATATAGCACAATCTATCAACCTGTAACCTTCGCCAATATGGTAATGAGAAACGAAAACATGTTCCTAGCCTACTGGATCCGAGGCGTAAAaatcatcttctgcttgGTTAGGGGCCAAATCGAGGTTTGAAATAAGCTCTGGGGCTCCTTCTGCGCCTCCATCTGGTGCTCCGCATTTTCAGGATTTGaaaagaagggcgagaatTGAAAGTCACGCGACACTCTAGCCATAGGGCTGATAACTCCAAAACTTCTTCTACGAAGTCTTCATACACAGGACAGATGTGCACCGATCTTCTTTTGTGTAATGTATACGACGCTAGTCAAGCTACGCAAGGTTTCATCGATCCGATTACTAAGCTCATTTTTCCCTTGAATCGATCTGCGTCCACCTTGAACTTCGCTGCTTTCCCTCAACCAGTCACTCGCTTCCAAACTTCTTCCCTCTGTGCCATATTTGGCCGCTGTCTTCAGCCCTGTTCTGCCGTGTTCTACTTTCCCTAGGACTCATTGTTCCTGTCCGTTCCATTGTCACTCATTTTCAAGCCCCGCGGGTCGCCGGATCATCTGCCGCGTCATGTATCTCATCTCACTTGTCATTGAATATGGCGCCCCCATCTTGTACGTTGAACGCGATCTATCGATCGGGGGTTGGAAGCCTCAGCTAATCATAATTCACGTCTGCCAGTCTCGTCACCTCTCCCCTGACCTCCTACGCGGACCAGATTCTCAGCATCCACCGCACAAGGACATCGGCAGGGTTCTCGCTCGACATCCCGCTGATCATGCTCGTCGCCTCGATTATGAAGTGAGTCTTTGCTCCGGTGCTGAAGTTTTGTTGGGGGTATAATGTTAATGGGGATTGATTTCAGGGTCTTCTATTGGTTCGGGGCCTATTATTCAGGCGCGTTACTGACCCAGGCTGTCGTGATGATTCTGGTGCAGGGGACCCTGCTGAAAGTTGCGCTTGAGAATCGGCCATCTGCGGGGGTGATGAATGGGATCGAGCATACGCCCTTCAGCGGCGGGAGTGCCGATGGTGGGTTTGCGCGACCCTACGAGTTTTGGCAGTGGAAGAACACCAAACCGTGAGTCTGTATGACGCCGTCCAAACTGACCCCATGCTAAATTATTCGCGTCATTAGATACTGGTTGTTCCTAGCCTACCTGGTTGCCGCGCTGACCTTGATCCACCTCTCCCCGATCTCCCAGTCCGAGTTCTACATCAGCCTCCTGGGCTACATCGGCCTAGCCATCGAAGCCACGCTCCCCGTTCCCCAGATCATCTCCAACTACCGCTCAAACTCATGCCAGGGCTTCCGGGTGTCCGTGCTGGCAGCTTGGCTCATCGGCgacatgatgaagatgagctacttcttctgcagcCAGGAGCTGATCCCGTTGGCGTTCAAGATGTGCGGTGTGTTCCAGTGCATGTGCGACATCTACCTGGGCGTGCAGTACTATATGTTTACGCGGTCCTCTTACCGCGCTGGGGGCGGTtcggcggagcaggagggTCGTTGGGGCGCGCAGGAGAAGGACATTCGCATGACGTGAGAGCCAGCATTTGGGAACTTTGTAGATAAAGAACGGGCATTTCGTTACTAGCCATGGCATTTATATATTTTATAGACTAATAGGATGTACGATTACCACTTGAAAGCCAACGGAAGACGCCTCCGGATGTGGGGAGATGATGACATCTTATCTTTCGGATCTTATTATTCTTTTTTGACTcccaccactaccaccactaccaccaccaccaccaccaaaccAAGATGGACGGCCAGCCCACAATCCGCATCGGCTATGTGCCTGGTACGCTCCCTCCCTTAATCACTTCCGGGTAACAATTGACTAACTGATGGTAGAGCACTATCTCACCCCTCTCCACCTTGCCCTCCGCTCCCCCGCCGTATCCTCCCTCCCCTACAAGATCGAGTTGATTCCCTTCCCCTCGGGAACGGGCCATATGATCACATCGCTGCGCGCCAATGAGATCGATCTAGCCATTGGCTTAACCGAGGGCTGGGTCGCCGGCCTGGCGGGTAAAACGCAGGCAACCCCGAACCCGAAGGATGGCGGGTACACCGTTGTCGGACACTGGGTGGATAATCCGCTGCGGTGGGCGATTGTCACGGGGCGGAATCGGAGCGAGATTGACGGTGTGTCTGACTTGCAGGGGAAGCGGGTTGGGATTAGCCGACCTGGGAGGTATGTACTCGTCTATCAGCATGGATTTCAATTGAATCGCAGGATTGACGCGGCCTAATTTATCCACAGTGGCTCCCATATCATGTCATTCGTCCTCGCACAGCAACAAGGCTGGAAACCCGACAGTCTAACCAGCGTCCCACTGGGCCCCTTCGGTGCGCTCCGCAACGGCGTCACCGGAGCAGACCAGCCCTCCCCCAGGGCGGAGTTCTTCATGTGGGAGCACTTCACCACAAAACCTTACTTCCACGCCACAGAGAGGGAAGCGCACCCGCCGCTCAAGAAAATCGGCGAGATCTTCACCCCCTGGCCGTCATGGATGATTGTCGCCTCGATGTCCTCATTCCCGGACCCGCAGCATGACCAGAAACTGCAGCTTCTGTTCCATGCTCTTGATCAGGGAATCGAGGATTTCAAATCTGATACCGACCAGGTCGTCAAGCTCCTCGGGACGGGCGAGCTGGGGTGTACGTATGAGAAGGAGGATGCGGTTGAGTGGTTGAAGGATGTGAAGTTTACGTCGGGGACACGCGGTGTCGATCCGAAGGTTATTGAGGGCGTTGTGGATGTGTTGAAGGTGGCTGGGGTGATTGATCAAGGTATGAGCAATGAGGAGGCTATTAATCGGGTTATTGGCATTCGGAGGTAGGTCTCTCTCTGTCCATGTGGAAGCGTTATTGAGCTGGAAAGGTGTGGAGGGCATTCGATGACTCGGTTTATAGATTTGAAAAGATGGACACGGTCGTGACTTATGACACCAAGTAGTATGGTGATGTAGAAATCAAAAGCATCAATGATATATTTCTGTTACGGCCATTATTGAGATGAGGCGGCAGATATCGTGTAAGACGTCTACAGCGACGCGACTACGGATGaagtggaaaaaaaaacatcaTGCAAGCCATCAAGTGCAACATAAGTGCGAAGAAAGGCCGAATGTCAACAGG
Encoded proteins:
- a CDS encoding uncharacterized protein (ID:PFLUO_005560-T1.cds;~source:funannotate), translating into MEKKITEKIAALPPDANYFSLEFFPPRTRMGFANLSARLERMAQALRPLFVSVTWGAGGSTAARSLELAEVCQRQLQLTTVLHLTCTNMSRALVDMALEEAKVLGIKNILALRGDPPRSEEYNMHGEDDSNKDFTFAVDLVRYIRKQHGDYFCIGVAAYPEGHPADSFQDVQDPVRDLPYLVEKTQAGADFIMTQLTYDLDAYRRFEDMLRTHESGVFKTIPIIPGLMPIHSYKILTRVTKLSHVKIPDPIAKRMEDLKHDDDAVKRAGVDVISNIVGGIKDLQCPGPRGFHFYTLNLEKTVSFILERCDLIPPYSDGQGSAIDDIDDSVPLDAVRSRTKRRASSINSQPHNRVIVDKLSGKGSSQDSVHEARADSAGLPALPPNRSTTLLISEGLGALGREATWDDFPNGRWGDARSPAFGEIDGYGPSLHVTSAVARRLWGHPVDNSDMNTLFRRHVSGELHMVPWSEGGAAEESGGLNPETELIRPELLKLIDGRGWWTLASQPAVNGVRSDHPIFGWGPQREGFVFQKPFVEFFCSTKDYTSILKPLFAKHTHDKLTWFATNATGTLESSFPTKSSGVDLDDLGSNPESVNAVTWGVFRGKEISTPTIIEEVSFRAWGEEAFRIWDEWRRIYPRGSPTEHFINQTKNDVWLVCVVGQQFGAGTEPGSKEEQDEVKWMWRVLAGEGEGETDA
- a CDS encoding uncharacterized protein (ID:PFLUO_005561-T1.cds;~source:funannotate), producing MASRSHIPRVLRRVGQPSNRVSRRTLSTSPTPPPRSSPSSPKDSRSRLRQFNDRLPRFLRTLTTPLLGAPVTHVTSFLILHEITAVVPLFGLVAAFHYGDWMPDLTSDGENNAFEEGTARFGKWLRKKGWVDEADVNAVAEHEATTDASTRDKERTGVRLLLEFATAYAITKALLPVRIAASVGATPWFARTVLTPTANTARRLLGRS
- a CDS encoding uncharacterized protein (ID:PFLUO_005562-T1.cds;~source:funannotate), producing MADEQTFIAIKPDGVQRGLIGPIISRFENRGFKLVAMKLCSPSQEHLETHYADLSSKGFFKGLVAYMLSGPICAMVWEGKDAVKTGRTILGATNPLASAPGTIRGDYAIDVGRNVCHGSDSVENAKKEISLWFTPTELIKWKSSQAPWVYE
- a CDS encoding uncharacterized protein (ID:PFLUO_005563-T1.cds;~source:funannotate) yields the protein MVRSRPASRWTLLLSLLVLIGCIVVPGRTVKHENFKTCAQSGFCRRNRAYADNASEKGDSWASPYELDPATVHFKDGQLTGILIKTTAANEKLRLPLTVSFLESGAARLIVDEEKRLKGEIELRHDSKVNKKRYDDTGKWVLNGGLEVSKSATLNAETETGFTKVLYGPGDAYQAVIRHSPFHVDFQRDGQTHVQLNDRGLLNMEHWRPKVEKEGEDPPEEEDTWWEETFGGNTDSKPRGPESIALDVTFPGYNHVFGIPEHADSMSLKQTRGGEGNHENPYRMYNSDVFEYELSSPMTLYGSIPFMQAHRKNSTVGVFWLNAAETWVDIVKSTTSANPLSLGTKSKTNTQTHWFSEAGRLDLFILLGPSPKEISKTYGELTGYTQLPQHFAIAYHQCRWNYVTDEDVKEVDAKFDKYQIPYDVIWLDLEYTDDRKYFTWDPMTFPNPKGMEEQLDDHERKLVVLIDPHIKNSDNYFVSQELNSKGLAIKNKDGDAYDGWCWPGSSHWVDCFNPAVYPWWSSLHKYDRFKGSLPNVFIWNDMSEPSVFNGPETTMPKDNVHYGDWEHRDVHNLNGLTLINATYQALLERNKGDMRRPFILTRSYFAGAQRGSATWTGDNQATWEHLGVSLPMVLNNGIAGFPFIGADVGGFFHNPEKDLLTRWYQAGIWYPFFRAHAHIDTRRREPYLIPEPHRSIISQAIRLRYQLLPAWYTAFHEASVNGTPIVQPQYYVHPEDEAGFAIDDQLYLGNTGILAKPVVHEDVDVAHIYLADDEKYYDYFDYTVYQGAGKTHTVPAPIEKMPVLIQGGHIIPRRDRPRRSSGLMRWDPYTLVITLNKNGEAEGSLYVDDGETFDYERGAYIHRRFQFRDGALSSEDIGTKGPKTAEYLKTMKDVKLGRVVIIDPPAAWATQSTVDVSADGQTVGTAPLEFHDQQGGKASYAVVKNPGVGIGMAWHLGFPKI
- a CDS encoding uncharacterized protein (ID:PFLUO_005564-T1.cds;~source:funannotate); its protein translation is MYLISLVIEYGAPIFLVTSPLTSYADQILSIHRTRTSAGFSLDIPLIMLVASIMKVFYWFGAYYSGALLTQAVVMILVQGTLLKVALENRPSAGVMNGIEHTPFSGGSADGGFARPYEFWQWKNTKPYWLFLAYLVAALTLIHLSPISQSEFYISLLGYIGLAIEATLPVPQIISNYRSNSCQGFRVSVLAAWLIGDMMKMSYFFCSQELIPLAFKMCGVFQCMCDIYLGVQYYMFTRSSYRAGGGSAEQEGRWGAQEKDIRMT
- a CDS encoding uncharacterized protein (ID:PFLUO_005565-T1.cds;~source:funannotate) produces the protein MDGQPTIRIGYVPEHYLTPLHLALRSPAVSSLPYKIELIPFPSGTGHMITSLRANEIDLAIGLTEGWVAGLAGKTQATPNPKDGGYTVVGHWVDNPLRWAIVTGRNRSEIDGVSDLQGKRVGISRPGSGSHIMSFVLAQQQGWKPDSLTSVPLGPFGALRNGVTGADQPSPRAEFFMWEHFTTKPYFHATEREAHPPLKKIGEIFTPWPSWMIVASMSSFPDPQHDQKLQLLFHALDQGIEDFKSDTDQVVKLLGTGELGCTYEKEDAVEWLKDVKFTSGTRGVDPKVIEGVVDVLKVAGVIDQGMSNEEAINRVIGIRRFEKMDTVVTYDTK